The Nocardioides humi genome includes a region encoding these proteins:
- a CDS encoding MMPL family transporter has product MHRQIAGRLTGPVTKWLVAAGVIVAALALAPLSAKLIDVQNNEASSWLPGSAESTKVLEELSESVDPNDIPTLVVYHRSGGLTDADFAAMDQQAAEIAAEVDGVADSDGDGTPDVLSPRVAEQLQLPQQLVSDDGEAAYLYLVLNFGDEGWNAVPDAADAIRDIAELDGVSVHLAGYGGQAADAAEAFEGLDTTLILAALGVVIVILLFTYRSPVLWLLPVLCAVVANLIATGIVYLLARYADLTVNGQSQAILSILVIGAGTDYALLLVARYREELRRHEDRHEAMAFALHRAAPAILASSATVCVGMLCLVVAELNSTAGLGPVLAIGIAVTFLVMVTLLPALLVICGRWVFWPKRPAFGSPEPTSSGLWARVGNAIKPRPRAVWVVTTGLLLVACLGLFKLDTGGLSTEETYTKEFDSVKGQRILEEHGLQDASNTIQVVADTDQIDAVVDALAGIDGLGAADDPVPIADGRSYFEATIGADISSQRAADIVEASRTAVHDVDGADALVGGGSAFYLDTKIASNRDNVVIIPLVLLVVFLILLALLRAVLAPVLLIATVVLSFGAALGISALLFEYVFGFAGTDPSFPLFAFVFLVALGIDYNIFLMTRVREETATRGTRAGSLVALSSTGGVITSAGLVLAATFLVLGSLPLVFLAEIGVAVALGSCSTP; this is encoded by the coding sequence ATGCACCGTCAGATCGCCGGCAGGCTGACCGGCCCCGTGACCAAGTGGCTGGTGGCCGCGGGCGTCATCGTGGCCGCCCTCGCCCTGGCGCCGCTGAGCGCCAAGCTGATCGACGTCCAGAACAACGAGGCCTCCTCCTGGCTGCCCGGCTCCGCCGAGTCGACCAAGGTCCTCGAGGAGCTCTCCGAGTCGGTCGACCCCAACGACATCCCGACCCTCGTGGTCTACCACCGCTCCGGCGGGCTCACCGACGCCGACTTCGCCGCCATGGACCAGCAGGCGGCCGAGATCGCCGCGGAGGTCGACGGCGTCGCCGACTCCGACGGCGACGGCACGCCCGACGTGCTCTCGCCCCGGGTCGCCGAGCAGCTGCAGCTCCCCCAGCAGCTGGTCTCCGACGACGGGGAGGCCGCCTACCTCTACCTGGTGCTCAACTTCGGCGACGAGGGCTGGAACGCCGTCCCGGACGCCGCCGACGCGATCCGCGACATCGCCGAGCTCGACGGCGTGAGCGTGCACCTGGCCGGGTACGGCGGCCAGGCCGCCGACGCCGCCGAGGCGTTCGAGGGGCTCGACACCACGCTCATCCTGGCCGCGCTCGGCGTGGTGATCGTGATCCTGCTGTTCACCTACCGGAGCCCGGTGCTGTGGCTCCTCCCCGTGCTGTGCGCGGTCGTCGCGAACCTCATCGCCACCGGCATCGTCTACCTGCTGGCGAGGTACGCCGACCTGACCGTCAACGGTCAGAGCCAGGCCATCTTGAGCATCCTGGTCATCGGCGCCGGCACCGACTACGCACTGCTGCTGGTGGCCCGCTACCGGGAGGAGCTGCGTCGGCACGAGGACCGCCACGAGGCGATGGCCTTCGCGCTGCACCGCGCGGCGCCGGCCATCCTCGCCAGCTCGGCCACGGTCTGCGTCGGCATGCTCTGCCTGGTCGTCGCCGAGCTCAACTCCACCGCCGGGCTGGGCCCGGTGCTCGCCATCGGCATCGCCGTCACCTTCCTGGTGATGGTGACCCTGCTCCCCGCCCTGCTGGTGATCTGCGGCCGCTGGGTGTTCTGGCCGAAGCGGCCCGCGTTCGGCTCGCCGGAGCCCACCAGCTCCGGCCTGTGGGCACGGGTCGGCAACGCGATCAAGCCGCGCCCCCGGGCGGTGTGGGTGGTCACCACCGGCCTGCTGCTGGTGGCCTGCCTCGGGCTGTTCAAGCTGGACACCGGCGGCCTGTCGACCGAGGAGACCTACACGAAGGAGTTCGACTCCGTCAAAGGCCAGAGGATCCTCGAGGAGCACGGCCTGCAGGACGCCTCCAACACCATCCAGGTGGTGGCCGACACCGATCAGATCGATGCCGTGGTCGACGCCCTCGCCGGCATCGACGGGCTCGGCGCGGCCGACGACCCGGTGCCGATCGCCGACGGCCGGTCCTACTTCGAGGCCACGATCGGGGCCGACATCTCCTCGCAGCGGGCGGCCGACATCGTCGAGGCGAGCCGCACCGCCGTCCACGACGTCGACGGCGCCGACGCCCTGGTCGGCGGCGGGTCGGCGTTCTACCTGGACACCAAGATCGCGTCCAACCGCGACAACGTCGTGATCATCCCGCTGGTGCTGCTCGTGGTCTTCCTGATCCTGCTGGCGCTGCTGCGGGCCGTGCTCGCGCCGGTGCTGCTGATCGCGACCGTCGTCCTCTCGTTCGGCGCCGCGCTGGGCATCTCGGCGCTGCTGTTCGAGTACGTCTTCGGCTTCGCCGGCACCGATCCGAGCTTCCCGCTCTTCGCGTTCGTGTTCCTCGTCGCCCTGGGCATCGACTACAACATCTTCCTGATGACCCGGGTGCGGGAGGAGACGGCTACCCGGGGCACCCGGGCCGGGTCGCTGGTCGCGCTGTCCTCGACCGGCGGGGTGATCACCTCCGCCGGACTGGTGCTGGCCGCCACCTTCCTGGTGCTGGGCTCGCTGCCCCTGGTCTTCCTGGCCGAGATCGGCGTCGCCGTCGCGCTGGGGTCCTGCTCGACACCATGA
- a CDS encoding acyl-CoA dehydrogenase family protein, whose protein sequence is MPERPSIYETEHEDFRRTARTFLEREVVPHHEQWEKDGLIDRDVWRKAGRAGLLGFEVPEEYDGPGIRDFRYHMVLTEEIARVAATGLGFALHNDITVPYLVALADDEQKARWLPGTVSGDIVTAIAMTEPGAGSDLQGIRTTAVDKGDHYVLNGSKTFITNGIHSDLVIVVARTDPDAGAHGISLLVVEEGMAGFTRGRNLDKLGLKAQDTAELSFDDVEVPKANLLGEEGQGFVYLMQNLPQERVSIATIAIAAIEHVLDLTLDYVKSREAFGKPIGTFQNTRFVLAEMATEAYVARTFVNHCVELLNEGKVDTALASMAKWWTTELQKKIVDQGLQMHGGYGYMLEYPIAKAYADTRIQTIYGGTTEIQKEIIGRFLGL, encoded by the coding sequence ATGCCCGAGCGTCCCAGCATCTACGAGACCGAGCACGAGGACTTCCGCAGGACCGCGCGCACCTTCCTCGAGCGCGAGGTCGTCCCGCACCACGAGCAGTGGGAGAAGGACGGGCTCATCGACCGCGACGTCTGGCGCAAGGCCGGCCGGGCGGGCCTGCTCGGCTTCGAGGTCCCCGAGGAGTACGACGGCCCGGGGATCCGGGACTTCCGCTACCACATGGTGCTGACCGAGGAGATCGCCCGGGTCGCCGCGACCGGCCTCGGCTTCGCGCTCCACAACGACATCACCGTCCCCTACCTGGTGGCGCTGGCCGACGACGAGCAGAAGGCGCGCTGGCTGCCCGGCACCGTGTCGGGCGACATCGTCACCGCCATCGCGATGACCGAGCCGGGCGCGGGCTCCGACCTGCAGGGCATCCGCACCACGGCCGTCGACAAGGGCGATCACTACGTCCTCAACGGCTCGAAGACCTTCATCACCAACGGCATCCACTCCGACCTGGTGATCGTCGTCGCCCGGACCGATCCCGACGCCGGCGCCCACGGCATCAGCCTGCTCGTCGTCGAGGAGGGCATGGCCGGCTTCACCCGCGGCCGCAACCTCGACAAGCTCGGGCTCAAGGCGCAGGACACCGCCGAGCTCAGCTTCGACGACGTCGAGGTGCCGAAGGCGAACCTGCTCGGCGAGGAGGGCCAGGGCTTCGTCTACCTGATGCAGAACCTCCCCCAGGAGCGGGTCTCGATCGCCACCATCGCGATCGCGGCGATCGAGCACGTCCTCGACCTCACCCTCGACTACGTCAAGAGCCGCGAGGCGTTCGGCAAGCCGATCGGCACGTTCCAGAACACCCGCTTCGTGCTGGCCGAGATGGCGACCGAGGCGTATGTCGCCCGCACCTTCGTGAACCACTGCGTCGAGCTGCTCAACGAGGGCAAGGTCGACACGGCGCTGGCGTCCATGGCCAAGTGGTGGACCACCGAGCTGCAGAAGAAGATCGTCGACCAGGGCCTGCAGATGCACGGCGGCTACGGCTACATGCTGGAGTACCCCATCGCCAAGGCGTACGCCGACACCCGGATCCAGACGATCTACGGCGGCACGACCGAGATCCAGAAGGAGATCATCGGCCGGTTCCTCGGCCTCTGA
- a CDS encoding LLM class F420-dependent oxidoreductase: MRLSMPLVYAGNPRESADQVVALEKAGLDTIWVAEPYGFDAPTLMGYLAAKTDTVEIGAGILNVFSRTPGALLQTAAGLDNVSGGRGVLGLGASGPQVIEGFHGLPYDRPLTRTREVIEVLRMGLRGERLDYQGKTVQVPLPEGQGLGLGKPLKLLNRPERADLPIWVAALGDKNVAMTAEVADGWLPFLYYPEKAKEVWGEPLARGAARRSADLRPLEISAGGMVAIGEGPETKALLDFMRPLYALYVGGMGARDKNFYNQLACEYGFEKEAKEIQDLYLSGKKKEAEALVPLEWLEAGNLVGPASYVRERIAAFRESGVTNLSVSPASDDPAGTIAQIKEWVS, translated from the coding sequence ATGAGACTCTCGATGCCCCTCGTCTACGCCGGCAACCCGCGCGAATCGGCCGACCAGGTCGTCGCGCTGGAGAAGGCCGGACTCGACACCATCTGGGTCGCCGAGCCGTACGGCTTCGACGCGCCGACCCTGATGGGCTACCTCGCCGCCAAGACCGACACGGTCGAGATCGGCGCCGGCATCCTCAACGTCTTCTCGCGTACGCCGGGCGCGCTGCTGCAGACCGCCGCCGGCCTCGACAACGTCTCCGGCGGCCGCGGCGTCCTCGGCCTCGGCGCGTCCGGCCCCCAGGTCATCGAGGGCTTCCACGGCCTGCCGTACGACCGCCCGCTGACCCGCACCCGCGAGGTGATCGAGGTGCTCCGGATGGGCCTGCGCGGCGAGCGCCTCGACTACCAGGGCAAGACCGTCCAGGTCCCCCTCCCCGAGGGCCAGGGTCTCGGACTCGGCAAGCCGCTCAAGCTCCTCAACCGCCCCGAGCGGGCCGACCTGCCGATCTGGGTCGCGGCGCTGGGCGACAAGAACGTCGCGATGACCGCCGAGGTCGCCGACGGCTGGCTGCCCTTCCTCTACTACCCCGAGAAGGCGAAGGAGGTCTGGGGCGAGCCCCTCGCCCGGGGCGCCGCCCGGCGCTCCGCCGACCTGCGCCCGCTCGAGATCTCCGCCGGCGGCATGGTCGCGATCGGCGAGGGCCCCGAGACCAAGGCGCTGCTCGACTTCATGCGCCCCCTCTACGCCCTGTACGTCGGCGGGATGGGCGCGCGCGACAAGAACTTCTACAACCAGCTGGCCTGCGAGTACGGCTTCGAGAAGGAGGCCAAGGAGATCCAGGACCTCTACCTGTCGGGCAAGAAGAAGGAGGCCGAGGCGCTGGTCCCGCTCGAGTGGCTGGAGGCCGGCAACCTGGTCGGCCCGGCGTCGTACGTCCGGGAGCGGATCGCCGCCTTCCGGGAGTCCGGCGTGACCAACCTCTCCGTCTCACCGGCCAGCGACGACCCGGCCGGCACCATCGCACAGATCAAGGAGTGGGTGAGCTGA
- the npdG gene encoding NADPH-dependent F420 reductase, translating into MTSETSSPRYTVAVIGGTGPQGKGLGYRFARHGHDIVLGSRAAEKAETVAAEVTERLAGVDGAGTARGAANADAIAAADVVLLAVPYDGHDELVAALASGGALDGKTVISCVNPLAFDKRGAHGRVINGGEGSAAESAAEIAPEATVVGAFHNVAAPALWGEDEFLDEDVIVVGDSADGKQVAIDLAASVTGRPGVDGGKLRLARVLEPFTAVLISINRKYKTHSGIRVTGLGEH; encoded by the coding sequence GTGACTTCTGAGACCTCCTCCCCCCGCTACACCGTCGCCGTCATCGGCGGCACCGGACCGCAGGGCAAGGGCCTGGGCTACCGCTTCGCGCGCCACGGCCACGACATCGTCCTCGGCTCCCGCGCCGCCGAGAAGGCCGAGACCGTCGCCGCCGAGGTGACCGAGCGCCTCGCCGGCGTCGACGGCGCCGGCACGGCGCGCGGCGCCGCCAACGCCGACGCGATCGCGGCCGCCGACGTCGTCCTCCTCGCCGTCCCGTACGACGGCCACGACGAGCTCGTCGCCGCGCTGGCCTCGGGCGGGGCCCTGGACGGCAAGACCGTGATCTCCTGCGTGAACCCCCTCGCGTTCGACAAGCGCGGCGCCCACGGCCGGGTGATCAACGGCGGCGAGGGCTCGGCCGCCGAGTCCGCCGCCGAGATCGCCCCCGAGGCGACCGTCGTCGGCGCCTTCCACAATGTCGCCGCCCCCGCGCTGTGGGGCGAGGACGAGTTCCTGGACGAGGACGTCATCGTCGTCGGCGACTCCGCCGACGGCAAGCAGGTCGCCATCGACCTCGCCGCCTCCGTCACCGGCCGCCCCGGCGTGGACGGCGGCAAGCTCCGTCTCGCCCGGGTGCTCGAGCCCTTCACCGCGGTGCTGATCTCGATCAACCGCAAGTACAAGACCCACTCGGGCATCCGGGTCACCGGCCTCGGCGAGCACTGA
- a CDS encoding SigE family RNA polymerase sigma factor: MERTVVDGTMPHDAVEDDGLDGFDGFVAARGDALWRSAWLLTGDHQLAEDLVQTALAKSWRAWERVGADGFEAYVRRVVYTTYVSWWRRRWRGERPTEHLPERAAAAEDRDARSDLVAALARLPRGQRAVVVLRYFEDLTEQQTAAVLGIGVGTVKSQCSRAIGALRSSPHLRREEPGDD; the protein is encoded by the coding sequence ATGGAGCGAACGGTGGTGGACGGGACGATGCCGCACGACGCCGTCGAGGACGACGGGCTCGACGGCTTCGACGGCTTCGTCGCGGCGCGCGGCGACGCGCTGTGGCGCTCCGCATGGCTGCTGACCGGCGACCACCAGCTCGCCGAGGACCTCGTGCAGACGGCGCTGGCGAAGTCGTGGCGGGCCTGGGAGCGGGTCGGCGCCGACGGCTTCGAGGCCTACGTCCGGCGGGTCGTGTACACGACGTACGTCTCCTGGTGGCGCCGCAGGTGGCGGGGCGAGCGCCCGACCGAGCACCTGCCGGAGCGGGCCGCGGCCGCCGAGGACCGCGACGCCCGCAGCGACCTGGTCGCCGCGTTGGCCCGGCTGCCCCGCGGGCAGCGGGCGGTCGTCGTGCTGCGCTACTTCGAGGACCTCACCGAGCAGCAGACGGCCGCCGTCCTCGGGATCGGCGTCGGCACCGTGAAGAGTCAGTGCTCGCGCGCCATCGGGGCGCTGCGCTCCTCTCCCCACCTGCGACGAGAGGAGCCCGGCGATGACTGA
- a CDS encoding YbaK/EbsC family protein produces MTGLTSLVALEHPELVAPSVATALGAWPGAERIAVVEIDPELADTAAMSAAYDVPMEAGANCVLVAGRREGEERVAACLVRADTRADVNHTVKRLLDVRKPSFLPLERAVAESGMEYGGITPVGLPANWRLLVDARVPEMELAVIGSGLRRSKLLVPGELFARAPGAEVVEGLAG; encoded by the coding sequence TTGACCGGCCTGACCTCGCTCGTCGCGCTCGAGCACCCCGAGCTGGTCGCCCCGTCCGTCGCGACCGCCCTCGGCGCCTGGCCCGGCGCCGAGCGGATCGCCGTCGTCGAGATCGACCCCGAGCTGGCCGACACGGCCGCCATGAGCGCGGCCTACGACGTCCCGATGGAGGCCGGTGCCAACTGCGTCCTCGTCGCCGGCAGGCGGGAGGGCGAGGAGCGGGTGGCCGCGTGCCTGGTGCGCGCCGACACCCGCGCCGACGTCAACCACACGGTGAAGCGGCTGCTCGACGTCCGCAAGCCGTCGTTCCTGCCGCTGGAGCGGGCGGTCGCCGAGTCGGGCATGGAGTACGGCGGCATCACGCCGGTCGGCCTGCCCGCGAACTGGCGGCTGCTGGTCGACGCCCGCGTCCCCGAGATGGAGCTCGCCGTGATCGGCTCCGGCCTGCGCCGTTCGAAGCTGCTCGTGCCCGGCGAGCTGTTCGCGCGGGCGCCGGGGGCCGAGGTGGTCGAGGGGCTCGCCGGCTGA
- a CDS encoding PspC domain-containing protein yields MNAPTDTENEPPGSGPRVTRDEVRDLARIRRSRDDRKVAGVAAGIARHLDIDPLLVRVAFVVLTFFGGGGLILYAVCWLLVPEEGTEESVIRVDEGIRTAALIIAGVVTVASVIGDTVGGPDFPWPLLVAGLVLILVLGGKQAIKPGGPTHPWLRGGPPPGSPVGEPGAAYPGYRPGPPPSPRRPRDPRRRGPLLFPFTVGLAALGVGVLGTLQLAGVDITPSAYPATVLGACGLMLLVGAFYGRAGGLIFVGLVAAAATAVTSLAGNLELGQVKPALHQAADLDPSYELGIGEILIDLRDIDDLEALDGQTLDLELAVGHIVVIVPGEGLNVEASGTIDAGEVVMFGKKTSDDGKGSYGTDADDPTLTVEADLDLGQIEFRSAS; encoded by the coding sequence ATGAACGCACCGACCGACACCGAGAACGAGCCCCCGGGCTCGGGCCCGCGCGTGACCCGCGACGAGGTCCGCGACCTGGCCCGGATCCGGCGCAGCCGCGACGACCGCAAGGTCGCCGGCGTCGCGGCGGGGATCGCCCGCCACCTCGACATCGACCCGCTGCTCGTCCGGGTGGCGTTCGTGGTGCTCACGTTCTTCGGTGGCGGCGGCCTGATCCTGTACGCCGTGTGCTGGCTCCTGGTCCCCGAGGAGGGCACCGAGGAGTCGGTGATCCGCGTCGACGAGGGCATCCGTACGGCGGCCCTCATCATCGCCGGCGTCGTCACCGTCGCCTCCGTCATCGGGGACACCGTGGGCGGCCCGGACTTCCCGTGGCCGCTGCTCGTGGCGGGGCTGGTGCTGATCCTGGTCCTCGGCGGCAAGCAGGCGATCAAGCCGGGCGGCCCGACCCACCCGTGGCTGCGCGGCGGTCCCCCGCCGGGCTCGCCCGTGGGCGAGCCCGGAGCCGCCTACCCGGGCTACCGGCCCGGCCCGCCGCCGTCCCCGCGGCGTCCCCGCGACCCGCGCCGCCGCGGCCCGCTGCTCTTCCCCTTCACCGTCGGGCTCGCCGCCCTCGGCGTCGGCGTCCTCGGCACGCTCCAGCTGGCGGGCGTCGACATCACGCCCTCGGCGTACCCCGCGACGGTGCTGGGCGCCTGCGGCCTGATGCTGCTCGTCGGCGCGTTCTACGGCCGGGCCGGCGGCCTGATCTTCGTCGGCCTGGTGGCCGCGGCGGCCACCGCCGTCACCTCGCTCGCCGGCAACCTCGAGCTCGGCCAGGTCAAGCCCGCGCTGCACCAGGCGGCCGACCTGGACCCCTCCTACGAGCTCGGCATCGGCGAGATCCTCATCGACCTGCGCGACATCGACGACCTGGAGGCGCTGGACGGCCAGACCCTCGACCTCGAGCTCGCGGTCGGCCACATCGTGGTGATCGTCCCCGGGGAGGGCCTCAACGTGGAGGCGTCCGGCACCATCGACGCGGGCGAGGTGGTCATGTTCGGCAAGAAGACCAGCGACGACGGCAAGGGCAGCTACGGCACCGACGCCGACGACCCCACGCTGACGGTCGAGGCCGACCTCGACCTCGGCCAGATCGAGTTCAGGAGCGCGTCATGA
- a CDS encoding ATP-binding protein yields MSTAATTPAPPAAAPGAPAGQDVRDVRRAWRDLRDPMIGGVAAGLAAHLGVSVRMVRVAFVITTVIGGFGVLTYAALWALLPAGPPPELVAPGLASAARDGRRPGRGRRLSDIGPVVTLAVLGVGAVFATEALLGTGWWIWPLGIAVVGVALLWRQADEAQRERWLDATDRIDPVRMFLGGGGWAAWARIAAGVGLVVVALVLFTLRDGSLSVARDAVIAVLLAIGGLVIVLGPLVYRLLAELSDERAERVRTQERADVAAHLHDSVLQTLALIQKNPADAARLARAQERDLRAWLYAGESMDEATVASALRAAAAEIEDAYGVTVDVVAVGDRDYDESARPIVQAAREATTNAAKHAGVPRVDVYAEITEAGIDVFVRDRGAGFDPDATPEDRLGVRRSIIDRMERHGGRAEIRSAPGEGTEIRLRLEVQNGSGE; encoded by the coding sequence ATGAGCACCGCTGCGACCACCCCTGCGCCGCCGGCCGCCGCACCCGGCGCACCGGCCGGCCAGGACGTCCGCGACGTCCGGCGCGCCTGGCGCGATCTGCGCGACCCGATGATCGGCGGGGTCGCCGCCGGGCTCGCCGCGCACCTCGGCGTCTCGGTCCGCATGGTGCGGGTGGCGTTCGTCATCACCACGGTCATCGGCGGCTTCGGCGTGCTGACGTACGCCGCCCTGTGGGCGCTGCTGCCCGCCGGGCCCCCGCCCGAGCTGGTCGCCCCGGGCCTGGCGAGTGCCGCGCGGGACGGGCGCCGCCCCGGCCGCGGGCGCCGCCTCTCCGACATCGGGCCGGTCGTCACCCTCGCCGTCCTCGGCGTGGGCGCGGTGTTCGCGACCGAGGCGCTGCTCGGCACCGGCTGGTGGATCTGGCCGCTCGGCATCGCCGTCGTCGGCGTCGCCCTGCTGTGGCGCCAGGCCGACGAGGCGCAGCGCGAGCGCTGGCTCGACGCGACCGATCGGATCGACCCGGTGCGGATGTTCCTCGGTGGCGGCGGCTGGGCCGCCTGGGCCCGGATCGCCGCCGGCGTCGGCCTCGTCGTCGTCGCGCTCGTCCTCTTCACCCTCCGCGACGGCTCGCTGTCGGTGGCCCGCGACGCGGTGATCGCCGTGCTGCTGGCGATCGGCGGCCTGGTGATCGTGCTCGGACCGCTGGTCTACCGGCTGCTCGCCGAGCTCAGCGACGAGCGGGCCGAGCGGGTCCGCACGCAGGAGCGCGCCGACGTCGCCGCCCACCTGCACGACTCCGTCCTGCAGACCCTCGCGCTGATCCAGAAGAACCCCGCCGACGCCGCCCGCCTGGCCCGCGCCCAGGAGCGGGACCTGCGCGCCTGGCTCTACGCCGGCGAGTCGATGGACGAGGCCACCGTCGCCAGCGCCCTGCGGGCCGCCGCGGCCGAGATCGAGGACGCGTACGGCGTGACCGTCGACGTGGTCGCCGTCGGCGACCGCGACTACGACGAGTCCGCCCGCCCGATCGTCCAGGCCGCCCGCGAGGCCACGACCAACGCGGCCAAGCACGCCGGCGTGCCGCGCGTCGACGTGTATGCCGAGATCACCGAGGCCGGCATCGACGTGTTCGTCCGCGACCGTGGCGCCGGCTTCGACCCGGACGCCACCCCGGAGGACCGGCTCGGCGTCCGACGCAGCATCATCGACCGCATGGAGCGGCACGGCGGCCGGGCCGAGATCCGGTCCGCGCCCGGCGAGGGCACCGAGATCCGGCTGCGGCTCGAGGTTCAGAATGGGTCAGGGGAGTGA
- a CDS encoding LuxR C-terminal-related transcriptional regulator: MSKNLEGPVRVVVVDDHAMFRRGVSAELGATGAGRVEVVAEAADVDEAVAAVQQHRPDVVLLDVHLPGGGGVEVIRRVKDGDVRFLALSVSDAAEDVIGTVRGGARGYVTKTITGPELVDAIARVADGDAVFSPRLAGFVLDAFAGAGLSADLASVDEDLDRLTEREREVMRLIARGYSYKEVAKELFISIKTVETHMSSVLRKLQLSSRHELTRWASDRRLL, translated from the coding sequence TTGTCGAAGAACCTTGAGGGGCCGGTGCGCGTGGTGGTCGTCGACGACCACGCCATGTTCCGTCGCGGCGTCAGCGCCGAGCTGGGTGCCACGGGCGCCGGCCGGGTCGAGGTCGTGGCCGAGGCCGCCGATGTCGACGAGGCCGTCGCGGCCGTCCAGCAGCACCGGCCGGACGTCGTACTGCTGGACGTGCACCTGCCCGGCGGAGGCGGCGTCGAGGTGATCCGGCGGGTCAAGGACGGCGACGTGCGCTTCCTCGCGCTGTCGGTGTCCGACGCGGCGGAGGACGTCATCGGCACCGTCCGCGGCGGCGCCCGCGGGTACGTCACCAAGACGATCACCGGGCCCGAGCTGGTCGACGCGATCGCCCGGGTCGCCGACGGGGACGCCGTCTTCTCGCCGCGGCTGGCCGGCTTCGTGCTCGATGCCTTCGCCGGCGCCGGGCTCTCCGCCGACCTCGCGAGCGTGGACGAGGACCTCGACCGGCTCACCGAGCGGGAGCGGGAGGTGATGCGGCTGATCGCGCGCGGGTACTCCTACAAGGAGGTCGCCAAGGAGCTGTTCATCTCGATCAAGACGGTCGAGACCCACATGTCGTCGGTGCTGCGCAAGCTGCAGCTGTCCTCGCGGCACGAGCTGACCCGGTGGGCCTCGGACCGGCGGCTGCTGTGA
- a CDS encoding M15 family metallopeptidase, whose amino-acid sequence MGLGPAAAVIRGAGLLLVAALLAGCSGGTTSEPPAASPTPSPISPAPSPTAPPSDPGPAYSDWELGVHVLPRTPDGYGEIRPTPKPLRVRRFPTKDLLPPPADGEFHASVGPVTDAIRQRMGETWSPACPVALADLAYVNVSFRGFDGKAHTGELVLAAKVADDVVSVFRALFAAGYPIEEMRLPTTADLDAPPTGDGNDTAALVCRAARGQTSWSAHAYGLAIDVNPFLNPYHKGDVVLPERASAYLDRSRTQPGIIHAGDLVVREFARIGWTWGGSWSSLKDYQHFSATGR is encoded by the coding sequence GTGGGCCTCGGACCGGCGGCTGCTGTGATCCGCGGCGCGGGGCTGCTCCTCGTCGCCGCGCTGCTCGCCGGATGCTCCGGTGGTACGACGAGCGAGCCGCCGGCCGCGTCGCCCACGCCGTCGCCGATCTCGCCGGCTCCGTCGCCGACCGCCCCGCCGAGCGACCCCGGCCCGGCGTACTCCGACTGGGAGCTCGGCGTCCACGTCCTGCCGCGCACGCCGGACGGGTACGGCGAGATCCGGCCGACGCCGAAGCCGCTGCGGGTGCGCCGGTTCCCGACGAAGGACCTGCTGCCACCGCCCGCGGACGGGGAGTTCCATGCGAGCGTCGGGCCGGTCACCGACGCGATCCGCCAGCGGATGGGGGAGACCTGGTCGCCCGCCTGCCCGGTGGCGCTGGCGGACCTGGCGTACGTGAACGTCTCCTTCCGGGGCTTCGACGGCAAGGCGCACACCGGCGAGCTGGTGCTCGCCGCCAAGGTGGCCGACGACGTGGTGTCGGTGTTCCGCGCGCTCTTCGCGGCCGGGTACCCGATCGAGGAGATGCGGCTGCCGACCACCGCCGACCTCGACGCACCGCCCACCGGCGACGGCAACGACACCGCCGCGCTGGTCTGCCGCGCGGCCCGCGGCCAGACCTCGTGGTCGGCCCACGCGTACGGTCTCGCGATCGACGTCAACCCGTTCCTCAACCCGTACCACAAGGGCGACGTGGTGCTGCCGGAGCGGGCGTCGGCGTACCTCGACCGGAGTCGCACCCAGCCCGGCATCATCCACGCCGGCGACCTGGTCGTGCGCGAGTTCGCCCGGATCGGCTGGACCTGGGGCGGCTCGTGGAGCTCGCTGAAGGACTACCAGCACTTCTCCGCGACCGGTCGCTGA